A genome region from Segatella copri includes the following:
- a CDS encoding 5-formyltetrahydrofolate cyclo-ligase has protein sequence MDKKELRKIIKYRKRQYSSRQLEELSLSVLSRLDSNPHLQNAQTILMYYSLPDEVDTHHYIDQLVSRGKRVILPVVLDDTNMELREYSGVQDLKEGAYHILEPKGKIYPEEKYPEIELAVIPGMSFDMKGNRLGRGKGYYDRFLAQIPHAYKIGICFDFQKIKEEGLLPVTPTDICLDEII, from the coding sequence ATGGACAAGAAAGAATTAAGAAAAATCATAAAATACAGAAAGCGACAGTATTCCTCAAGACAACTTGAGGAACTGTCGCTTTCTGTATTATCACGTTTAGATTCCAACCCGCATCTTCAGAATGCCCAAACCATACTGATGTACTATTCGCTTCCTGATGAAGTGGACACCCATCATTATATAGACCAACTTGTTTCCAGGGGAAAACGAGTAATACTGCCCGTTGTGCTGGACGATACGAATATGGAACTAAGAGAATATTCCGGAGTACAAGACCTGAAGGAAGGAGCCTATCATATACTTGAACCAAAAGGCAAGATTTATCCGGAAGAGAAATATCCTGAGATAGAACTTGCCGTAATCCCAGGCATGAGTTTCGATATGAAAGGCAACCGGTTAGGAAGAGGAAAAGGCTATTACGACAGATTTCTTGCCCAGATTCCACATGCATATAAAATAGGAATCTGTTTCGACTTCCAGAAAATCAAAGAGGAAGGACTCCTTCCTGTTACCCCTACAGATATATGCTTGGACGAAATCATATAG
- a CDS encoding tol-pal system YbgF family protein — MANNNVQAQETESLNIREAFFLKYKKAIIIAVVAIIVIIAGVFGYVSQISGPREDKASTMLAKGQTYFANQMYEQALKGDGAGYVGFTKIADEYSSTDAGNLANLYAGLCYANLGKWAEAQKSLESFSSEDDQMISPAAEAALGDAYAHLNQLDKAVDAFKKAASMADSKADEGTNNSLSPIFIIKAGEILESQGKKDEALKLYQDAKKKYVNAMLVQSGEIDKYIERASN; from the coding sequence ATGGCAAACAACAACGTACAGGCTCAGGAAACAGAGAGCCTAAACATTCGTGAGGCCTTCTTCTTGAAGTACAAGAAGGCTATTATCATTGCAGTAGTAGCTATCATTGTTATCATTGCAGGTGTATTCGGTTATGTATCTCAGATCTCAGGTCCACGTGAGGACAAGGCTAGCACTATGCTTGCTAAGGGTCAGACCTACTTTGCTAACCAGATGTATGAGCAGGCATTGAAGGGTGATGGCGCAGGCTATGTAGGTTTTACTAAGATTGCTGACGAATACAGCAGCACAGATGCAGGTAACCTGGCAAACCTCTATGCTGGTCTTTGCTATGCAAACCTCGGCAAATGGGCAGAAGCTCAGAAGAGTCTGGAATCTTTCTCTTCAGAAGACGACCAGATGATCAGTCCTGCTGCCGAAGCTGCCTTAGGTGATGCTTATGCGCATCTCAACCAGCTCGACAAGGCTGTAGATGCTTTCAAGAAGGCTGCTTCTATGGCTGACAGCAAGGCTGACGAAGGTACAAACAACAGTCTTTCTCCTATATTCATTATCAAGGCAGGCGAGATTCTCGAAAGCCAGGGTAAGAAAGACGAAGCTTTGAAGCTTTATCAGGATGCTAAGAAAAAGTATGTTAACGCTATGCTCGTACAGAGTGGCGAAATCGACAAGTACATCGAGCGCGCTTCTAACTAA
- the ribH gene encoding 6,7-dimethyl-8-ribityllumazine synthase — MATALHNLSEYDFTKIPDASNMCFGIVVAEWNPEITGALLDGAVKTLEKHGALTENIHVKTVPGSFELIYGAHQMVLNGGYDAVIILGSVIRGETPHFDYICEGVTYGIARLNATQEIPVIYGLLTTNDLQQAKDRSGGKLGNKGDECAIDAIKMAKF; from the coding sequence ATGGCAACAGCACTTCATAATTTATCAGAATACGACTTTACTAAAATACCAGACGCCAGTAACATGTGCTTTGGTATCGTTGTAGCAGAATGGAATCCTGAGATAACGGGCGCTTTGCTCGACGGAGCAGTAAAAACACTCGAAAAACATGGAGCACTCACAGAGAATATCCATGTGAAAACTGTTCCAGGCAGCTTTGAACTTATCTACGGAGCCCATCAAATGGTTTTGAATGGCGGCTATGATGCAGTCATCATTTTAGGTAGTGTGATACGTGGTGAAACTCCTCACTTCGATTACATCTGCGAGGGTGTTACCTACGGAATTGCCCGTCTGAATGCTACTCAGGAAATACCTGTTATCTATGGTCTCTTGACTACCAACGATCTGCAGCAAGCTAAGGATCGTAGCGGCGGCAAGTTGGGTAACAAGGGTGATGAGTGTGCTATAGATGCTATCAAGATGGCTAAGTTCTAG
- a CDS encoding sodium:alanine symporter family protein, translated as MDAINDFFTAFSSFLWGWPMIILLLGTHIFLTIRLRFPQRKIFKAIKLSVKKDKNATGDVSQFRALATALAATIGTGNIIGVATAIALGGPGAVFWCWLTGVFGISTKYAEGLLAVKYRVKTKRGTMLGGPMYALEKGLGWKWLAVLFALFAALASFGIGSTVQANAISTLVENQYGISPYITGTIVTALGAAVILGGVKSISKVCGMLVPFMALFYVLGCIYILCVNHAYLLPAIHVIFDSAFTTKAAGGGFAGSTMMIAARYGIARGLFSNESGLGSAPIVAAAAQTRNPVRQALVSSTGTFWDTVIICALTGLVITSSIIAYPDIDYHNGAALTKAAFSKIPYIGAPILTIGLATFAFSTTLGWSYYGERCVEYLKGKKWMLCFRIVYIATIFLGSVISLGLVWNIADCMNALMAIPNLISLLCLSGIIVHETRKYLWRDQLDKDMDEKEIEELE; from the coding sequence ATGGATGCAATAAACGATTTTTTCACCGCATTTAGTTCATTCCTCTGGGGATGGCCTATGATTATCCTGCTGTTGGGAACCCACATCTTTCTGACCATCCGCTTGCGCTTTCCACAACGCAAGATTTTCAAGGCAATCAAACTATCTGTAAAGAAAGACAAGAATGCCACAGGAGATGTTTCACAGTTCAGAGCACTGGCAACAGCATTGGCAGCTACAATTGGTACCGGTAACATCATCGGTGTGGCTACAGCTATCGCTCTTGGCGGACCAGGAGCCGTATTCTGGTGCTGGTTAACCGGTGTCTTTGGTATTTCTACCAAATATGCCGAAGGATTACTCGCCGTAAAATATCGCGTAAAGACCAAGCGAGGCACGATGTTGGGTGGTCCTATGTATGCCCTGGAAAAAGGATTGGGCTGGAAATGGCTTGCAGTCCTGTTCGCCCTCTTTGCCGCATTGGCATCATTCGGAATCGGTAGCACGGTACAGGCAAATGCCATCTCTACCCTGGTAGAAAACCAATACGGCATTTCTCCATACATTACTGGAACAATCGTTACGGCTTTAGGAGCAGCTGTGATTCTTGGAGGCGTGAAAAGTATCTCCAAGGTTTGTGGCATGCTGGTACCTTTCATGGCACTCTTTTATGTATTAGGCTGCATCTACATTCTCTGTGTAAATCATGCTTATTTATTGCCTGCCATCCACGTAATCTTTGACTCTGCATTCACAACAAAGGCTGCAGGTGGCGGCTTCGCTGGAAGTACCATGATGATTGCAGCCCGCTATGGTATAGCCCGCGGATTGTTCTCTAACGAAAGTGGTCTGGGTTCGGCACCCATCGTTGCTGCAGCAGCCCAAACCCGTAACCCTGTGCGTCAGGCATTGGTTTCATCTACCGGTACCTTTTGGGATACTGTCATCATCTGTGCCCTTACAGGTCTCGTCATCACCTCAAGTATCATAGCATACCCAGACATTGACTACCATAACGGAGCTGCACTCACCAAGGCTGCCTTCAGTAAGATTCCATATATCGGAGCTCCGATATTGACCATCGGACTGGCAACATTTGCATTCAGTACGACATTGGGATGGAGTTATTATGGAGAACGGTGTGTAGAATATCTGAAAGGCAAAAAGTGGATGCTCTGTTTCCGCATAGTCTATATTGCTACTATCTTCCTGGGTAGTGTCATCAGTCTGGGACTGGTTTGGAACATTGCCGACTGCATGAATGCTTTAATGGCCATACCAAACCTTATCTCCTTGCTCTGCCTAAGTGGTATCATAGTGCATGAAACCAGAAAGTATCTGTGGAGAGACCAGTTAGATAAAGACATGGACGAAAAAGAAATAGAGGAATTAGAATAA
- a CDS encoding DUF4230 domain-containing protein has product MKKRLIFIISVFFAFVSCSHQQTEKKEQVIDTIPVMVMQIQKCNRLYTAEAHVHKIITHDDQLNLKGSLFKKDFNIHVPGSNRKVAIPMDATLKAYVDFSGFSAKNVNRQGDKIEIILPDPKVMLTSSKINHEGVRQFVSLTRRNYSDAELSQFEQQGRESIIRDIPNLDILEQARQSAANTLIPMLQDMGFAEENIKISFRKKFTFNDLKTLLDKTTIEKNH; this is encoded by the coding sequence ATGAAAAAGAGGTTAATATTTATCATTTCTGTATTTTTTGCCTTCGTTTCATGTTCGCATCAGCAAACAGAAAAGAAGGAGCAAGTCATCGACACAATACCTGTGATGGTGATGCAGATACAGAAATGCAATCGCTTATATACAGCAGAAGCTCATGTTCATAAGATTATAACACATGATGACCAGCTCAATCTGAAGGGTTCACTGTTCAAGAAAGACTTTAATATTCATGTTCCTGGCTCTAACCGCAAGGTGGCCATTCCGATGGATGCGACATTAAAAGCTTATGTAGACTTTTCAGGATTCTCTGCAAAGAACGTAAACCGACAAGGCGACAAGATAGAAATCATCTTACCAGACCCAAAAGTGATGCTCACCAGCAGTAAAATCAATCACGAAGGTGTTAGACAATTCGTTTCACTCACCAGAAGAAACTACAGTGATGCAGAACTGTCACAATTCGAACAACAAGGCAGGGAAAGTATCATTCGCGATATCCCGAACCTAGATATTCTTGAACAGGCACGCCAAAGTGCAGCAAACACCCTGATTCCGATGTTACAGGACATGGGATTTGCAGAAGAGAATATCAAAATCAGTTTCAGAAAGAAATTCACTTTCAACGATCTGAAGACTCTTCTGGATAAGACAACTATCGAAAAGAATCACTAA
- a CDS encoding S41 family peptidase → MSKNKTNRFMPFIMAFCVVIGIIIGTFFSNHFSGNRLNVINSGSNRLNNLLHLIDDQYVDAVNIDSLVDKAIPQILAELDPHSVYISAKDAAQATDDLKGSFSGVGIEFVIRQDTIHVQNVIQNGPAEKAGLLAGDKIVAVDGKPFVGKIVTNQEAMHRLKGPKDTKVKIGVIRYGSKKVKTFTVTRGEIPTKSVTAAYMLNDKTGYIRIKNFGENTYPEMLIALAKLSQQGFTNLCIDLRDNSGGYLTAAVNMANEFLPDKKLIVYTQGRKSPRHNYMSDGKGAYQKIPMVVLINEGSASSAEIFAGAMQDNDRATIIGRRSFGKGLVQQQIEFPDHSLIRLTIARYYTPSGRCIQKPYTLGDDKDYEQDLLDRYQHGEFFSQDSIKHTGPAYHTGNGRIVYGGGGITPDIFVPEDTLGMTSYFKEASLSGLILQFAFTYTDDNRPKLNNFKEMMELADYLDSQDMVEKFVSYADKHGLKRRNLLIKKSHKLLDRVIDSRIIYNMLDEQAWTQYINLDDPVIKKTLDVFENHAAFPKKPEPAQKRAAKKEKIAMANTPYNYSSLHHNNCMIANA, encoded by the coding sequence ATGAGTAAGAATAAGACCAACCGCTTTATGCCATTCATCATGGCATTCTGTGTTGTGATAGGCATTATCATCGGAACATTCTTTTCCAACCATTTCTCAGGAAATCGCCTCAACGTTATCAATAGTGGAAGCAACCGTCTGAACAACCTGCTCCATCTTATTGATGACCAATATGTAGATGCCGTGAACATCGACTCGCTGGTAGATAAGGCAATTCCACAGATTTTAGCAGAACTGGATCCACATTCCGTATATATCAGTGCTAAAGACGCAGCTCAGGCCACCGACGATCTGAAAGGATCTTTCTCGGGTGTAGGCATAGAGTTTGTCATCCGCCAAGATACGATACATGTACAGAATGTGATACAGAATGGACCTGCCGAGAAAGCCGGACTTTTGGCAGGAGATAAGATTGTAGCCGTAGACGGCAAACCTTTTGTTGGCAAGATTGTAACCAATCAGGAGGCAATGCATCGCCTGAAGGGTCCAAAGGATACCAAGGTAAAAATCGGAGTTATACGATATGGAAGCAAGAAGGTTAAGACCTTTACCGTAACCCGAGGTGAAATTCCAACAAAGAGTGTTACAGCAGCTTACATGCTTAACGACAAAACTGGCTATATCCGTATCAAGAACTTTGGCGAGAACACCTATCCGGAAATGCTGATTGCTCTGGCTAAACTCTCACAACAGGGATTCACCAACCTCTGTATTGACCTTCGGGATAACTCTGGTGGTTACCTGACGGCTGCAGTAAACATGGCAAACGAATTCTTGCCAGACAAGAAGCTCATCGTTTACACACAGGGACGCAAATCACCTAGACATAACTATATGAGTGATGGTAAGGGTGCCTACCAGAAGATTCCGATGGTAGTTCTCATCAATGAAGGTTCTGCATCATCTGCAGAAATCTTTGCGGGTGCCATGCAGGATAATGACCGTGCTACCATCATCGGACGACGGTCGTTTGGTAAGGGACTGGTTCAGCAACAGATAGAATTCCCAGACCACAGCCTCATCCGTCTGACCATTGCGCGCTACTATACTCCTTCAGGAAGATGCATCCAGAAGCCATATACTCTGGGCGATGACAAGGATTATGAGCAAGACTTGCTCGACAGATATCAGCACGGAGAGTTTTTCTCACAGGATAGCATCAAGCATACAGGACCTGCTTATCATACAGGTAACGGCCGTATTGTCTATGGCGGAGGTGGCATCACTCCAGACATCTTTGTTCCTGAAGATACGCTCGGCATGACATCCTATTTCAAGGAGGCTAGTCTGAGTGGTCTCATCTTGCAGTTTGCCTTCACTTATACAGACGATAACCGCCCGAAGTTGAATAACTTCAAGGAGATGATGGAACTTGCCGATTATCTTGACAGTCAGGACATGGTTGAAAAGTTTGTCAGCTATGCCGATAAACATGGTTTAAAACGTAGAAATCTTTTAATCAAGAAATCACACAAACTATTAGACCGTGTCATCGACAGCCGTATCATCTACAATATGTTGGACGAGCAGGCATGGACCCAATACATCAATCTTGATGATCCAGTCATCAAAAAGACGCTGGATGTATTTGAGAACCATGCAGCATTTCCAAAGAAACCAGAGCCAGCCCAAAAACGCGCTGCGAAGAAAGAAAAGATAGCTATGGCGAATACGCCCTACAACTATTCTTCCTTACACCATAATAATTGTATGATAGCAAACGCTTAA
- a CDS encoding DNA replication/repair protein RecF, giving the protein MILKNISIINFKNIKSANLELSPKINCLIGHNGMGKTNFLDAIYYLSFCRSAYNSIDSQIITHDEPFFMLEGNYDNDKGEIENVYCGMKRGTKKHFKRNKKEYKRLSQHIGLIPLILVSPSDVSLIEGGSEERRKLMDVVISQYDYSYIEALSNYNKALQQRNALLKMEEEPDITLLELWEQQMASNGELLYQKRQAFVDELVPLFQQIYQQISGDKEQVRLHYVSHCQRGPLLDVIQRDRFKDRAVGYSLHGVHRDDLEFLLGDYPMKREGSQGQNKTFVIALKLAQFTFLQRTSSNTLPLLLLDDIFDKLDAQRVEAIVKLVAGDHFGQIFITDTNRDHLDKILQNMQGDHTIFYVENGEIIK; this is encoded by the coding sequence ATGATTTTAAAGAATATTTCCATTATTAACTTTAAAAATATAAAGAGCGCCAATCTGGAGTTGTCGCCCAAAATCAATTGTCTGATAGGACATAATGGCATGGGAAAGACTAATTTCCTTGATGCCATCTACTATCTCTCTTTCTGTAGGAGTGCCTATAATTCTATCGATTCCCAGATTATTACTCATGATGAGCCTTTCTTTATGCTGGAGGGAAATTATGATAATGATAAGGGGGAGATAGAGAATGTTTACTGTGGCATGAAACGGGGTACCAAGAAGCATTTCAAGAGAAACAAGAAGGAGTATAAGCGTCTTTCGCAACATATTGGGCTTATCCCTCTGATTCTGGTTTCTCCATCTGATGTTTCTCTGATAGAAGGAGGAAGTGAAGAGCGCAGAAAACTGATGGATGTGGTCATCTCTCAGTATGATTACTCTTATATAGAGGCTTTATCCAACTATAATAAGGCTTTGCAACAGAGAAATGCTTTGCTGAAAATGGAGGAGGAGCCTGATATTACGCTGCTGGAACTTTGGGAGCAGCAAATGGCGAGTAATGGTGAATTGCTGTACCAGAAACGGCAGGCTTTCGTTGACGAACTGGTTCCGCTGTTTCAGCAGATTTATCAGCAGATTTCGGGTGATAAGGAGCAGGTCCGTCTTCACTATGTTTCTCATTGCCAGAGAGGTCCTTTGTTGGATGTTATCCAGCGCGACCGGTTTAAGGATCGTGCTGTAGGGTATTCTCTGCATGGTGTTCACCGTGATGATCTGGAGTTTTTGCTGGGTGATTATCCGATGAAGAGAGAGGGAAGTCAGGGGCAGAACAAAACTTTCGTGATTGCCCTGAAACTGGCTCAATTTACTTTCCTGCAGCGCACGAGTTCCAATACGCTTCCTTTGCTCCTCTTAGATGATATTTTCGATAAGTTGGATGCTCAGCGGGTTGAGGCTATTGTGAAACTGGTTGCCGGTGACCATTTCGGGCAGATTTTTATTACGGATACGAACCGTGATCATTTGGATAAGATTCTCCAGAACATGCAGGGAGATCATACGATATTCTATGTAGAGAATGGGGAAATAATAAAGTAG
- a CDS encoding DUF4738 domain-containing protein, with amino-acid sequence MKRIDYILIGLLAISSLTACTEQKKSNIIIAPKPVAKVVNKATQKMSDYEQTREADWVGSHYKVVVKRSSDKELPVLQLDENTKYYDNRISVKVLRNDGSEFFSRTFTKKDFTSYIDKHTQDMGALLGIVYVKAEGDYLYFAASVGSPDVTSDEYVPLVLKISRMGSISISKDEKLDTNASAEDEEDEEDGV; translated from the coding sequence ATGAAACGAATTGATTATATATTAATAGGTCTTTTGGCTATTTCTAGCTTGACGGCTTGTACAGAACAGAAGAAGAGTAATATCATTATTGCTCCTAAACCGGTGGCTAAGGTTGTGAACAAAGCTACTCAGAAAATGAGTGATTATGAGCAGACCAGGGAGGCTGATTGGGTTGGTTCCCATTATAAAGTAGTGGTGAAGCGTAGTTCTGACAAGGAACTTCCAGTTCTCCAGTTGGACGAAAACACCAAGTATTATGATAACAGAATTTCGGTTAAGGTATTGAGAAATGATGGTTCTGAATTCTTTAGCCGTACTTTCACAAAGAAAGATTTCACATCCTATATTGACAAACATACACAGGACATGGGTGCTTTGCTTGGTATTGTGTATGTGAAAGCAGAAGGTGATTATCTTTACTTCGCAGCAAGTGTAGGGTCGCCTGATGTTACCAGCGATGAATATGTACCTCTGGTACTTAAGATTTCCCGAATGGGTAGTATCTCTATATCAAAGGATGAGAAGTTGGATACCAACGCTTCTGCTGAAGATGAAGAAGATGAAGAAGATGGGGTATAA
- a CDS encoding N-acetyltransferase, which translates to MKIQIEQATPDKASHIASLIMEAMNAQCCQNFAGPQHTLVDFHRMMTKLVEMEDSQYSYKNTLVAMSTDGILVGILVAYDGADVKRLRKRFIEAAIVAFGMDYSAMELETEEGEFYLDSLAVSNQYRGKGIASKLLDAAISRARELGLPAVGLLCDKGNPKAERLYTKVGFQYVNDTTWGGHAMKHLQYKL; encoded by the coding sequence ATGAAAATTCAAATAGAACAGGCTACGCCAGACAAGGCTTCGCATATCGCATCGCTTATCATGGAGGCGATGAATGCGCAGTGTTGTCAAAATTTTGCTGGTCCTCAGCATACATTGGTTGATTTTCACCGTATGATGACTAAACTTGTAGAGATGGAGGATAGTCAGTATAGTTATAAGAATACATTGGTTGCTATGTCTACTGATGGCATTCTTGTTGGCATCTTGGTTGCATATGATGGTGCTGACGTCAAAAGATTACGTAAGCGCTTTATTGAGGCTGCAATCGTGGCTTTTGGAATGGACTATTCGGCTATGGAGCTTGAAACAGAGGAAGGTGAGTTCTATTTGGATAGTTTGGCAGTTTCTAACCAATACCGTGGAAAAGGTATTGCGTCTAAACTGTTGGATGCTGCTATCTCTCGCGCAAGAGAATTAGGACTTCCTGCTGTAGGTTTGCTTTGTGATAAGGGCAATCCGAAAGCGGAGCGTCTCTATACGAAGGTTGGTTTCCAATATGTCAATGATACCACTTGGGGTGGTCATGCAATGAAACATCTTCAGTATAAATTGTAA
- a CDS encoding DUF4230 domain-containing protein: protein MKRIQIIILLALILILGGAFYWLTKDNEVSVVQEDKTTLSPTQVESIENIGQWEFLSVSDEELIDTIRHGFLGDDQLVRIYYGTLRLGIDMKDVKKGWLQASQDSIVCTLPPIKLLDHNFIDEAKTKSFFEEGKWTGSDRQAMYERAYQAMKKRCLNRTNIYTAQTNAKTQFREMLKAMGFKNVKIEFEK from the coding sequence ATGAAAAGAATACAAATCATCATACTATTAGCACTGATCCTTATTCTGGGTGGAGCCTTCTATTGGCTCACCAAAGACAATGAGGTCAGCGTGGTACAGGAAGATAAGACAACCCTCTCACCCACTCAAGTAGAAAGCATCGAGAATATCGGTCAATGGGAATTTCTATCTGTAAGTGATGAAGAACTGATAGATACAATACGCCATGGCTTTTTGGGCGATGACCAACTGGTACGTATCTATTACGGAACGCTGCGCTTGGGTATCGATATGAAGGATGTAAAAAAAGGATGGCTACAAGCCAGCCAGGACAGCATCGTATGCACTTTACCTCCTATCAAACTGCTAGACCATAACTTCATTGACGAAGCGAAGACCAAGAGTTTCTTTGAAGAAGGCAAATGGACAGGCAGCGACAGACAGGCTATGTATGAGCGTGCTTATCAAGCCATGAAGAAACGTTGCTTAAACCGCACCAATATCTATACTGCACAGACGAATGCCAAGACTCAGTTTAGAGAGATGCTGAAAGCAATGGGATTCAAAAACGTAAAGATAGAATTTGAGAAATAA
- a CDS encoding DUF721 domain-containing protein: MFRRKVKSIAELLPEFLRKEGLETPLQQKRLIMSWDSVVGENIAAYCGDKFIKNQTLYVKIENAALRADLTMSRATLVHRLNEQVGAQVIADIRFY, translated from the coding sequence ATGTTTAGAAGAAAAGTTAAGTCAATAGCGGAACTCTTGCCCGAATTTCTGAGAAAGGAAGGCTTGGAGACTCCTTTACAGCAGAAACGCCTGATAATGAGTTGGGATTCTGTTGTAGGGGAAAATATTGCTGCATATTGTGGTGATAAGTTTATCAAGAACCAGACTCTCTATGTAAAGATAGAGAATGCTGCATTGAGGGCTGACCTCACGATGAGCCGTGCTACCCTTGTTCATCGTTTGAATGAACAGGTTGGTGCACAGGTTATTGCAGATATACGCTTTTATTAA